Proteins encoded within one genomic window of Chitinophaga parva:
- a CDS encoding sigma-54 interaction domain-containing protein yields the protein MKNKDTLSTTDSMRAHWEQKEKEQSLQLAFCGALAVVRHRKELVTVLQKRLPAHDAMVLTVYNEAAGTYHNLLENEMSVAAAPWYVQLYKEAAVSRVTPSSLEMPVPAAFLHYPNIAALPLPGMGIFFLLRKGAQPLEMPEQRLLQAIAPQLSITVTNILAIAEIARYKQQVLEETLYLQEERNLGHQFTELVGNSMAMQRVFHMVSQVGPTDTGVLLLGETGTGKELIARAIHRASPRGDRLMIKVNCAALPAALIESELFGHEKGAFTGALEKRIGKFEMANNSTLFLDEIGELPLELQVKLLRALQEKEIERIGGKGTMKVNVRIIAATNRNLLREVEAGRFRSDLYYRLNIFPITLPPLRDRREDIPDLAMHFVRRVARSAGKPILHMAPKAMEELQAYHWPGNVRELEHTIERSVLLASGDTVKKLFLPRGPQRTVVVTEELVVKPLHVMEKEYILQVVKQCNGRISGPKGAAVKLRLPATTLISRMQKLGIRKEHFVTTA from the coding sequence ATGAAAAACAAGGACACCCTATCAACGACCGACAGCATGCGCGCGCATTGGGAACAAAAGGAAAAAGAGCAGTCCCTGCAACTGGCCTTTTGCGGGGCCCTGGCAGTGGTGCGCCATCGCAAAGAGCTGGTAACTGTCCTGCAGAAGCGGCTTCCGGCGCATGATGCCATGGTGCTCACCGTTTACAACGAAGCCGCTGGTACGTACCACAACCTGCTGGAGAATGAAATGTCTGTTGCCGCTGCTCCCTGGTATGTACAGCTTTACAAAGAAGCTGCTGTCAGTCGTGTTACACCGTCCTCATTGGAAATGCCGGTGCCGGCTGCTTTCCTGCATTACCCTAATATTGCCGCTTTACCATTACCGGGTATGGGTATTTTTTTCCTGCTGCGCAAAGGGGCTCAACCCCTGGAAATGCCCGAGCAGCGACTATTACAGGCTATTGCGCCGCAGCTTAGCATCACCGTGACCAACATCCTGGCCATCGCGGAAATTGCCCGTTATAAACAACAGGTCCTGGAAGAAACGCTGTACCTGCAGGAGGAACGCAACCTGGGCCACCAGTTCACGGAGCTGGTAGGCAACAGCATGGCCATGCAGCGCGTGTTCCACATGGTATCGCAGGTAGGGCCTACAGATACGGGCGTGCTGCTCCTGGGCGAAACCGGTACGGGCAAAGAGTTGATCGCACGTGCTATCCACCGGGCATCTCCCCGGGGCGACCGGCTCATGATCAAGGTGAACTGTGCTGCCCTGCCTGCGGCGCTGATAGAAAGTGAATTGTTTGGTCATGAAAAGGGCGCCTTTACCGGTGCGTTGGAAAAACGCATTGGCAAGTTTGAGATGGCCAATAACAGCACATTATTCCTCGATGAGATCGGGGAGCTGCCACTGGAGCTGCAAGTAAAGCTGCTACGGGCATTGCAGGAGAAGGAGATTGAACGCATTGGCGGTAAAGGCACCATGAAAGTGAATGTGCGCATCATTGCCGCCACCAATCGTAATCTGCTGCGCGAAGTAGAAGCAGGGCGTTTCCGCAGCGACCTGTATTACCGCCTTAATATTTTCCCCATCACCTTACCACCCCTGCGCGACAGGCGGGAAGATATCCCCGACCTGGCCATGCATTTTGTGCGGCGCGTGGCCCGCAGTGCAGGCAAGCCCATTCTGCACATGGCGCCCAAAGCGATGGAGGAGTTGCAGGCCTATCACTGGCCCGGCAATGTGCGGGAGCTCGAACATACCATAGAACGCAGTGTGCTGCTGGCTTCCGGCGATACGGTGAAAAAGCTGTTCCTGCCCAGGGGCCCACAGCGTACGGTGGTGGTTACAGAAGAACTGGTGGTAAAGCCCCTGCACGTAATGGAAAAGGAATACATTCTGCAAGTGGTGAAGCAGTGTAACGGCCGTATATCCGGCCCCAAAGGCGCCGCCGTGAAACTGCGCCTGCCGGCTACTACGTTGATCTCCCGCATGCAAAAACTCGGTATTCGTAAAGAACATTTTGTAACCACTGCCTGA
- a CDS encoding sigma-54-dependent transcriptional regulator: MPVIPEKILIVEDEFIVANDLRIILQKAGYRVLGVASSVAQARTLLALERPDWVLLDIILKGPLAGTVLAQELNEAGIPFLYISANTDAVTLEAVKITTPYGFLIKPFRERDLLVMLDIARYRVKVEASNLAPAATTPAPVEDIRSMLGLIGESPALARVMEKIALVAPTATSVLITGESGTGKEKVAQAIHQLSAHHQKPMVTVNCAALPAALIESELFGYEKGAFTGAQQRRVGKFEQADNGTIFLDEIGELSLEAQAKILRVLQEKEIERLGSESPIQIQVRIIAATNRDLEKEVANGKFRLDLYYRLNVFPLPLPPLRERREDIAALAMHFLRRYAHQARKKVNTITEPVLQQLRQYNWPGNVRELEHVIERQVLMTEGTMLTQVELPELHTAGTPAAGRLQTLEEVERQHILHALKTCHGKVFGPGGAAEALHIPATTLYSKMKKLGIKQGYA; this comes from the coding sequence ATGCCAGTAATACCAGAAAAAATACTGATTGTAGAAGATGAATTTATCGTGGCTAATGACCTGCGCATTATCCTGCAAAAAGCGGGTTACCGGGTGCTGGGCGTGGCTTCTTCCGTGGCGCAGGCCCGCACCCTGCTGGCACTGGAAAGACCAGACTGGGTGCTGCTGGATATTATCCTCAAAGGCCCGCTGGCCGGCACCGTGCTGGCGCAGGAGCTCAATGAAGCAGGCATTCCTTTTCTTTATATCTCTGCCAACACAGACGCCGTAACCCTGGAAGCCGTGAAGATAACCACCCCTTACGGCTTCCTGATAAAACCATTCCGGGAGCGCGACCTGCTGGTGATGCTGGACATAGCCCGTTACCGCGTGAAAGTGGAAGCCAGTAACCTGGCTCCGGCAGCAACCACGCCGGCACCCGTGGAAGACATACGATCCATGCTGGGCCTTATTGGTGAAAGCCCGGCGCTGGCCAGGGTAATGGAAAAAATAGCGCTGGTAGCGCCTACAGCAACCTCCGTGCTCATTACCGGCGAAAGCGGCACCGGCAAAGAGAAAGTGGCGCAGGCCATCCACCAGTTATCCGCCCACCATCAAAAGCCCATGGTTACGGTGAATTGCGCCGCGTTGCCCGCTGCGCTGATTGAAAGTGAGCTGTTCGGCTATGAGAAAGGCGCATTCACCGGCGCGCAGCAACGCCGTGTCGGCAAGTTTGAGCAGGCGGACAACGGCACTATTTTCCTGGACGAGATCGGCGAACTTTCATTGGAAGCGCAAGCCAAGATCCTGCGGGTGCTCCAGGAAAAAGAAATTGAAAGGCTGGGAAGCGAATCGCCCATACAGATCCAGGTACGCATTATAGCCGCCACTAACCGCGACCTGGAGAAAGAGGTGGCCAATGGCAAATTCAGGCTGGACCTGTATTACCGCCTGAATGTATTTCCCCTGCCGCTACCCCCTTTGCGGGAACGCCGGGAAGACATTGCAGCACTGGCTATGCATTTCCTGCGCCGGTACGCCCACCAGGCCCGCAAAAAAGTGAACACCATTACGGAGCCGGTACTACAACAGCTACGGCAATACAACTGGCCCGGCAATGTGCGGGAACTGGAGCATGTAATAGAAAGACAAGTACTGATGACGGAAGGCACTATGCTTACGCAGGTAGAACTGCCGGAGCTGCACACTGCCGGCACTCCCGCGGCAGGCCGCCTGCAAACGCTCGAAGAAGTAGAGCGCCAGCACATCCTGCACGCACTGAAAACCTGCCATGGCAAAGTGTTTGGGCCGGGCGGCGCCGCGGAGGCATTGCACATTCCGGCCACTACGCTGTATTCAAAAATGAAGAAACTGGGTATAAAACAAGGCTACGCCTGA